One genomic region from Rosa rugosa chromosome 1, drRosRugo1.1, whole genome shotgun sequence encodes:
- the LOC133717648 gene encoding uncharacterized protein LOC133717648, which translates to MKKEDALDCYFYTSSASHESILSPLWVAKDTGSEDWFIFYERFTPFTQINWNQTDETKLYTSAGNLLKVLKYMYDSLLVHKHMDNLDNYVVHKGMVKLINIHAKCRMGDNGWCQDLIGLTESFDVILPQTRLAERKCFIDFLTDTSKMPR; encoded by the exons atgaagaaagaagatgCCTTGGACTGTTATTTTTACACTAGTAGTGCCTCTCATGAGAGCATTCTTTCCCCTCTATGGGTAGCAAAGGACACAGGAAGTGAAGATTGGTTCATATTCTACGAACGATTCACACCTTTCACTCAGATTAACTGGAACCAAACGGATGAGACTAAGCTATATACTTCAGCCGG CAACTTGTTAAAGGTTTTGAAGTATATGTATGATTCACTCCTTGTTCACAAGCATATGGACAACCTAGACAATTACGTTGTCCACAAAGGCATGGTAAAGTTAATCAACATCCATGCAAAATGTCGGATGGGTGACAACGGATGGTGTCAGGATCTTATAGGCTTGACCGAGAGTTTTGACGTCATTTTGCCTCAAACTAGATTGGCTGAGCGCAAATGCTTCATCGATTTTCTTACTGACACAAGTAAAATGCCCCGGTAA